The nucleotide sequence CGCTCATCGTTTCTCTTTCTTCGGACTTTACCGTAGCGGCATATCCGTATATTATAAGTGTATACGATTTGCGGAGATGCCTCTTCGGGCTTTAGCTTATTAACGCATAATTATCGCGTATAATTGTGGAGGAGCTTGTTTACCGTAGACAGGTGTGCGTTTAACCGTTTTCGATCTCATCATCGCGGTAAGTTGCGCGTGCGCAAAGGAATGAAAGAGAACGAATAGCTTCTTCGCTTTTCTCTCTGCTGTGCGGGTATGCCAATCGACTCGGGAACGTGCATGACTGGATTTggattttttcttgaaattgcAAGTTTGATCGAGTAATTTGGGTATACAATTAGCGGTGATGCGATCTTGTGAAAAATGTTTTGGattcaaaataaaagtaaGTGGTTACACAAAATTTGAAGGTTTTTGTAAATAACTCATGCTAGCTTTAGCCTAGAAAGATGTTATGATTCATCTTTCAggctaataatatatttttgcttATAACGCAACTAAAAATATAGCGgataaacaaatttaaacaaagtaccATTTAcgtgtttttttatataaaattatattgcaTAAAATTATGACATAAAACTCTCGTATAACGTTCGAATAATGTACACATAATCTTTCACGCTACGTCTGGTAGCAAAGCAACGTATTAATTTAAAACTCCACTTTAATAACGCAGCCAGACGATTGTTAGCGCTGCTATCTCTTCGCTGTGGTTATcctatgattttataaatagtcAACACCCTTACAGACTTTTAACTGGtttcaacttaattaaaaGTTAACAAAAGCAGTATTTGTTTCAAGAACCGCCAACCTAACGCTTTCAAATGCTATGAATAGCATCACAAATACACAATCCAACGTGTCTCCGCTAAATCTACACAAAAACATACAAGTACAAGTGCAGTCACCCCGTAATCCAATCTGCCGACAAGCTTATCTCGTTTctgcataaaataaaatccgAGTTGACGAGCTGCTAATTAATCAGCGTAACCGCAAAGGTTACGATGACAATTATGAAAGAGTCCAGGCCGCTGCAACGAAACGGAGCAAGACGCGCTGTGGTTGCATAGCCTCGTCTTCTGCTGCACAGTCGGTCCGGAAGTCGAGAGATAAATCCAGCGCCGCCCCGTGTAATTCAGATCGCGTACAATGCGCTCGGTTTCGCATTACGTCGACGCAGTCGCTTTCGCAATCGGCCCCTTTTGCTTGCACAAGCGCCTCGTCGTGACATTGCCACTACTGCAGACTCGCGCACGATGTGAGTCGACGAGCTGCAGGTTTAATGGACGGGATTTCGGGTTGTCTGATGTAGTGGATGGATgacgtattttttatttataaatttggAGTTTAATGGGCATTTTTTATGCTAGTTAAAAATAGAactcttaattttttaaaatattttattgagtATACAAGATGTTAACGTTTGACAATAATGTGTACTTTCTCTTCATACATAGTCCTCGCTGTTAATGGAGTGTAAAACTGACtgaaaaatgatttaaaattttggttCATAAATTATTCCGTTATTTTATCCTCTACTTTTGCTGGTTACAGTCTGCAAAGTTATTAAATAGGACATCGTAGCGTACATGAGCTAGAAAGTTGTGAATGGAGAAGTCATGATCTTTATAAATCTGTTTGTTAGAAAACATTAATTCTGAAATCACTTACCACTGCTAGATATTTTCTATCCAGGGTTGATATCACGCCCGAGAGAGAAATTGCtggtaattttttatcatacaCTTAATCGATGCTACTCAAGGCATTTCCTCGTACCATAGGCTTGAATACGCGGTAAATTCTGCGTTTTAAAATAGTGCATTACTTGTGACCTAAGTACGTTTTAACTCTTGTAGAAAGTTAGGAAGAACGACTATTGACAAGTTAAAAGGCATTGGACACAATGATGATGCGTTACAATAATCACCAGGATCCTGCTATACTGACAAAGTTAAGATCATAATTATAATCCAATAACCTAATGCTGCTAGTTATACTGTTTAAATTACGTGCAAGCGTGTCATTACCCcactttcaattttataaaaactcatATGAGATTAATTCGTTACTGGTTGTAACCGGTGCGCAGGTGTTCAAATATTTCGacttttgcttttattttgatagtacTAAATTCTTGAGAAATAATTATGATTGTACAAACGAGTCTGAAGTTTACCCGTAGCATCTAAGTGAAGCCAGGAAtttgataaaagaaaaaactatttaaaatcTCCTGATGAACTTTATAATGCAATTTTCTTCACGATAAATCACTGCGCTTCATTTCGTGTTATTGTTCGCAATGTCGTTAAATAGGAAAAAGTAGAGTAcattatctaaaaaaaaattattttgaaacattGATAATATTTACCAACAACAAGTATTTTCTACCGAGGCCAGACATAACACCAGTTATATGTATTGCAGGAATATTTTGACACttttgaataatgaaaattttcattgatACTATTTTTGGTTCgtcaaataaattgtaattacTAAATGTTCTCCCTGACAAGACAAAAGTTTTcagaaaatagtatattggTGATACAGTGATTGGTTTTTCTACTGAGGAATACACCAAAACAGCAAATAGATAGAAGAGAAtaactaataaaaaaattttagcataGGTATTTGCGTATTCCTTTATTATCATTGACTTTTTTAAAAGGAAGTATTTTGCTACCTGGGATAATAACGCCTATACAAAATTACCAGAAAATGAAacaaacaacattatttatgtaataaatGTTTGTAAGGCATGCATGATTTTCCCACGTTTTTCATATGCACTGTAAAGTATCAGCAGTGAAATAACAGTAAGAactagtaaaaaaaaatgtttctgcTTGCTGATATTTATGTcatattttgaacattttccgTTTTACTTGTGAAATACAAAATTCTATACATGCGTCACAATAactatggtgtgcaccaatgACTAAGTGAGATTTACTTCCTCGTATGGTTTGCAGTACTCGTTTACGACATGTACTGCAAACTTCACACTTGGTCTAAAAGTACCCACTTTACGACCTTGGTATACAATAATGTACTATATTTGTTTTACGTGCGTATAACTggtttcttttatatttaatataaataaatgcagCTAACACTTCTGCATACCCGCTCAACTCGATCCATGTATTGGATGCTGCTATGACGTTCTTACGATTTAAGTACAAAGCATTGCACAAAGGCAGTAATAACAATACATAATTTATCAGGCAAAAGAAAACATCTGTTTTAAAGTTCcactttttattatcatcgGGCCAAATGCGCAAATGAGTACCAAGAAAGCGCAAAACTCGGAAACTTCTATGTGGTGATATGTAAACACTCATTTCGTTATACTGAAGTAATAGCTCTTGTAAGTTATACTGATCGTAATGAGGTATTGCACACAGCAAAATAATGCTAATTAGATTCGCGATCGCATGGTGATAAATTACTAATTTAATGATGTTGAGTAAGCAAATTATTACGCGATATATGCCATTTCTAAATACTCATATGTCATATGTTGATTCTTACGACGGACTCGATGTTTTTTAACTTATTGATTAGGTACATATTATGATACTTTTGATCTACTTttgaaagaaagaaagtgaCTATTAATTTCGATTTGAACGTTGAGTAGTATAAAATAGAAGCGAAGATAAATTAATCTCACAGCTCAAGTTTCATTTTATCAGATTTAACTCTGTCTTTCATACTTTTTATCGTAGAGAGAATTCTATTTTAAGTGTTAGAGTGTTAACAACCTTTCAAACTTGCTTCTATcaaacttttacaaaaacgaaaatttgaCCAGTATCATTTTTTTAGGTACTAGTTCTTGAGGTAGCAAAATatctaaaattaattaattataagatgcattatttatttgaaaaattactatacacATAGCCGTAGGTTAAAGCAAACATGACGAAAATCCATAaattgattttcattttcaattttatatcCTTGGTATGAAAATGCAACTTACGACTTTTCATCACTCGTAACTGTTCGCAATGTTGTTAAATAGGAAAAAGTGGAATACattatctaaaaaattttatttgttataaaacTGTGTTAAGATATTAAgcaaaattcttttaaaacaaTGATAATATATACCGTCAATAAGTATTTTCTACCAAGACCTGACATTATACCTTTTATATGTATCGCAGGAATATTTTGACACTtctgaataatgaaaattttcatcgATACTATTTTAGGCTCCTCATTGTACCATAAAGTTGAATAGACAGTGAATAATAAATCTTCCCCCTGAAAAGATAAAAGTTTATGGCAAAGGAAATTATATTTGACTCGATATCTACTACATCTACATACTGGAATACAGTATTTACGTCAAATTTATCTTACCGCGTCAGTCATGTTACCTGCACATTCAGCACATAAAACAATTCTTGAGTAAACAAGTAGTATGATACAAACTTGGCAGATACTCTGTGATAACGCTACATTCTAAATATTGTATTCATTattgtgtatatgtatatgcaaaGTTTAAAGGATTAGTATAGATTTTCTAGCTTACATTCAAAATTTGCAGGCCACCTGGTATAACATTCGACGTAAAGGAACATACGGTTTTGAATACTAAAAAGCGTACTATGCTATTCGTTTCTTTTATTGTTCTATGCAAAAATTGATAACAATTATTACTGTGTAATTATTGGATAATCTCTTGACTTACCGTGAAACATCATCGTGCTCACGTACACATTCTGATAGATCTGATGAAGTTTTTGCAAGTTTGAATTTGTGTTCCAAAATTTTTAGTCGATGGGTACAgttgaatattaataaaacgGAAATTCCATCGAAAACTGGAAGAATGGATGAGTACACTAAATTAAAGGTTTGATTACAGTAAATCAGTCCTTTAATTGGATGAGACCTAATATTAAAAGGATAGACAGCGGTGGTTATTAAATGTTCGTATCCAGTGATTGGTTTTTCGATTGACCAATACACAAAAACagtaaatagataaaatacgataactaataaaaaaattttagcataAGTATTTGCATACTTCTTTATTATTGttacttttttgaaaagcaaGTATTTTTCTGCTTCACACAATAGCACCTGCaaaagaaaataatcagaaaaagTAAAGAATAACGCATTATTCATATTATTTAGTTGATAACTTTACATACGTATAACTGAActcttttatatttactataAATAAATGCAGCTAACACTTCCGCATAACCGCTTACTTCGATCCATGTATTAGATGCTGCTACGACGTTCTTTCGATTTAAGTACAAAGCATTGAACAACGGCAGCAATAACAATACATAATTAATTACACAAAACCAAAAGAAAACATCTGTTTTAAAGTTCcactttttattatcatcgGGCCAAATGCGCAAATGAGTACCAAGAAAGCGCAAAACCCGGAAACTTCTATTCGGTGATATGTAAACACTCATTTCGTTATACCGAAGAAATAGCCCTTACTAGTTGAACAGAACGTAAATAGGTATTGCGCGCATTGCAATGATACTCTGTAGAGTCATTATCGCAGCATAATAAATTACTAATTCATTGATTTTGGAGGAGCTATGGGTTACACGGTATCTATCGTCACTAATTACTTCTATGCCATCCGTATAAtgcatttattataatatactattcgATTAGATGTTTGCAAAGTTATTGATTAGAAACATTGGGAGTTTAAACTTGATTCGCGCGCTCAGTTCGCGCGCTTGAAGGTTAACAAAGATGGCAGCCAGAAAGTCTCCGAAATACACAGGGCTCTTATGGagcttcattaaaaaatgtaaaaatataaacttttaCACGATAAAAAATCTTGTCAGTGTCCTTACACACTCCGTGTCAATAGAGTGAGGCTACACCGTTATCAAAAAACATGATAGAAGGCCAGAACGTTATAAATTCTGGCATGATTAACATGTGTGGTGCTCCGTAAAAGctccagaaaaaatttagcTGTATTCATTAGTTTTACAAACAAGTTCTTCGAAATCTAAGCCTTATCTAGTCACAGGGATATTGTTactaaaatgaaaacgataaaaatgacGTAGAAGTAGTAATTGAGAAAAGGACTGTTCGTACTCTTGCTCagatatacaaaataaattttttaaagtaatttGTAGTAGATATCGTTCCTTTGCTGAGTACTGAGTAAAAACTTAAAAACAGAGTTTTTGCATTTTGAAATTACAGTCCTTGAGGAACGAATTAGTGCAGTAGATTCTTTTTTTAGTAAGTTTTCTGTATTCagtacaaaaatacatttcgCCCTAGATAATAGTCAACTCTAGAAGTTGATTTAATGAGTTCACgtacaatttataataattgttatttaaaaattgactgAAAATACTGAACTCCCATATACCACCAATGTCAACAGAGACTTTCTCGACGCCATGTTTTTTAATTCCCGAAGCTGCCGCTAGCATCGCATTGCAACTCTCAATAGTGTAATGATAGCACAATGACTCTGTACACCCAAACACAAGCCATGACCGATGCACTTTTACATAGAGTAGTTTTTACGTTCCATGCTTTAGTCTCTTCATTCTTCAGAACGACTTTTTCTATTATTGAATTATCGTGatttgtataataattctgaaaaaattgaTGTCAGAaatattatactttgtacattAGAACAACCACAGGattcaattatttaaatttaggattagaattataataaaacactCTTGCAAACATTCTTATAGCGTGTATTTACAAAAGTTTGAATTTCGCTGCCGCAGAATATTCTCTAGCAAGTATACTCAAGGTGATAGAAAAAACGTTAGAAGTCAATTAATTAAGAAACGCAATTTATTAAACGAATAGTTTTGCGCATAGTTGTAAAATACAGaggttacttttaaaaaaacctCTAAAAATTCATGTTTGATTTCCAGTTATAAAAtcaaatgtatatttttttatgtctatattacataaaattaatctttaattttcaatttatgtTCACGGTATGTAATTAAACTCACTGCCTTTCATTACTTGTAACTGCTCGCAATGTTGTTAAGTAGGAAAAAGTGGAATATACta is from Nasonia vitripennis strain AsymCx chromosome 1, Nvit_psr_1.1, whole genome shotgun sequence and encodes:
- the Or56 gene encoding odorant receptor 56, whose translation is MSVYISPNRSFRVLRFLGTHLRIWPDDNKKWNFKTDVFFWFCVINYVLLLLPLFNALYLNRKNVVAASNTWIEVSGYAEVLAAFIYSKYKRVQLYVLLCEAEKYLLFKKVTIIKKYANTYAKIFLLVIVFYLFTVFVYWSIEKPITGYEHLITTAVYPFNIRSHPIKGLIYCNQTFNLVYSSILPVFDGISVLLIFNCTHRLKILEHKFKLAKTSSDLSECVREHDDVSRTIKETNSIVRFLVFKTVCSFTSNVIPGGLQILNNVALSQSICQVCIILLVYSRIVLCAECAGNMTDAGEDLLFTVYSTLWYNEEPKIVSMKIFIIQKCQNIPAIHIKGIMSGLGRKYLLTIMYSTFSYLTTLRTVTSDEKS